From Microcaecilia unicolor chromosome 11, aMicUni1.1, whole genome shotgun sequence, the proteins below share one genomic window:
- the LOC115480125 gene encoding cytochrome P450 2G1-like, translating to MELAGAVILFLVFCISCLFLISAWKAMGNRGNLPPGPTPLPIVGNIFQVKTGDMVNSLMKLSKKYGPVFTVYLGSRRVVVLCGYEAVKEALVDQGEAFSGRGELPTFNKVTQDFGVVFSNGERWKQLRQFSLKALRNLGMGKKSLEERIQEEAQCLVEKLRKTNELPFDPTCILCQAVCKVMCTILFGNQLNCEDKEFLARVRMIDENFQLMSSFWGQLYDIFPNIAKYLPGPHNRIFTCFEKLAEFVAKRVELNQETLDPNYPRDFVDYFLIRMEQEKQNPSCEINIKDLVITALSVFFGGTETIGTTLRYGLLILLKHPDIEGKMHEEIDRVIGRNRSPSMEDRSKMPYTDAVIHELQRYINLLPLNICRAVIQDTHFRGYTIPRGTNVFPMLTSVLRDNTQFSKPDSFNPGHFLDENGGFKKSDASMPFSAGKRICLGEGLARIQLFLYLTTILQNFTLKCLLDPKDIDLTPKASGFGNIPHSYQLSVVSR from the exons ATGGAGCTTGCTGGAGCTGTAATTCTCTTCTTGGTTTTCTGTATCTCATGCCTATTTCTCATTTCTGCCTGGAAAGCAATGGGCAATAGGGGAAACCTACCCCCTGGGCCAACTCCTCTTCCAATAGTAGGTAACATATTCCAGGTCAAGACTGGAGACATGGTCAACTCCCTTATGAAG TTGAGTAAGAAGTATGGCCCCGTATTCACTGTTTATTTGGGCTCCCGACGAGTGGTTGTACTGTGCGGGTATGAAGCTGTGAAGGAAGCCCTAGTTGACCAAGGAGAGGCCTTCAGTGGCAGAGGAGAGTTGCCAACATTTAACAAGGTTACCCAGGATTTTG GGGTTGTCTTCAGCAATGGTGAGCGCTGGAAGCAGCTACGGCAATTCTCCCTCAAGGCCTTGAGGAATTTAGGGATGGGGAAGAAGAGCCTTGAAGAGCGTATCCAGGAAGAAGCCCAGTGCCTGGTAGAAAAACTCAGGAAGACCAATG AGTTGCCTTTTGATCCAACTTGTATCTTATGCCAAGCTGTCTGCAAAGTCATGTGCACCATTTTGTTTGGAAATCAGCTGAACTGTGAAGATAAGGAGTTTCTTGCTCGAGTTAGAATGATTGACGAGAACTTCCAGCTCATGAGTTCATTCTGGGGACAG CTCTACGATATATTTCCAAATATTGCAAAGTATCTGCCTGGGCCTCACAACCGAATATTCACGTGTTTCGAGAAGCTTGCAGAGTTCGTTGCCAAGAGAGTGGAACTGAACCAAGAGACTTTGGATCCCAATTATCCCCGAGATTTTGTGGACTACTTCCTGATCAGGATGGAACAG GAAAAACAAAATCCCTCTTgtgaaataaacataaaggattTGGTAATAACTGCTCTCAGCGTGTTCTTTGGAGGAACAGAGACCATCGGCACGACCCTGAGATACGGACTTCTGATTCTTTTAAAGCACCCAGACATTGAAG GAAAGATGCACGAGGAAATTGACCGTGTGATTGGCCGAAACCGCAGCCCATCCATGGAGGACAGAAGCAAGATGCCTTACACAGATGCTGTGATCCATGAGCTCCAGCGATACATTAACCTTCTTCCACTGAATATATGCCGTGCAGTGATTCAAGATACTCACTTCAGGGGATACACCATTCCTAGG GGTACAAATGTGTTCCCCATGCTGACTTCTGTGCTGAGGGACAATACACAATTTAGTAAGCCAGACAGCTTCAACCCTGGCCACTTCCTGGATGAGAATGGTGGCTTTAAGAAGAGTGATGCGTCCATGCCGTTTTCTGCAG GGAAAAGGATTTGCCTAGGGGAGGGTCTGGCTCGGATTCAGCTGTTTCTCTATCTTACTACCATCCTTCAGAATTTCACTTTGAAGTGTCTACTCGATCCAAAGGACATTGACTTGACCCCAAAGGCATCTGGATTTGGAAATATCCCCCACTCTTATCAGCTCTCCGTTGTCTCCCGTTGA